A section of the Candidatus Parvarchaeota archaeon genome encodes:
- a CDS encoding NADP-dependent malic enzyme, translating into MEKLGQLAVELHRKQKGKIKIALKGKLNNIRQLSLAYTPGVAQVCREIAASPDAAFDLTMKWNSVAILTDGSRVLGLGNIGPAASLPVMEGKALLFKRFGGVDAFPLCLDVKSEDEFVQAAKAIAPVFGGINLEDIENPKCYGIESRLEEKLGIPVMHDDQHGTAVVALAGLINSLKVAGKKLEAAKVVINGAGAAGSAIAKLLGIAGVNEIIVCDSKGVISKSRADLDTHKSQLAAITNKQDVQGTLEAACKGADAIIGASVPGSINQHMVKSMSEKPIVFALANPIPEISLEDARLAGAFVYATGRSDLPNQINNVLGFPGIFRGALDVRASRITSGMKLAASYAIANSVPEGSLSREFIVPTPFDSMAPFNVALAVATLAQTEGAAHLKLSEGELREKIKENIKG; encoded by the coding sequence ATGGAAAAACTAGGGCAGCTTGCAGTTGAACTGCACAGAAAGCAAAAGGGAAAGATAAAAATCGCCCTCAAGGGAAAGCTCAACAACATCAGGCAGCTCTCCCTAGCATACACGCCTGGCGTTGCCCAGGTGTGCAGGGAAATAGCAGCCAGCCCTGATGCTGCATTTGACCTTACAATGAAATGGAATTCTGTTGCAATCCTTACAGATGGAAGCCGGGTGCTTGGGCTTGGGAACATAGGGCCTGCCGCGTCGCTGCCTGTGATGGAGGGCAAGGCGCTTTTGTTCAAGCGATTTGGGGGCGTTGATGCGTTTCCCCTCTGCCTTGACGTGAAAAGCGAGGATGAGTTTGTCCAGGCTGCAAAGGCAATAGCGCCTGTTTTTGGCGGCATAAACCTTGAGGACATTGAAAATCCAAAGTGCTACGGTATTGAAAGCAGACTGGAGGAGAAGCTAGGCATACCTGTGATGCATGACGACCAGCACGGGACTGCAGTTGTCGCACTTGCCGGACTGATTAATTCGCTAAAAGTCGCAGGCAAGAAACTTGAGGCCGCAAAAGTCGTAATAAACGGCGCGGGGGCGGCTGGAAGCGCAATAGCAAAATTGCTTGGAATCGCTGGCGTGAATGAAATCATTGTTTGCGACAGCAAGGGAGTCATTTCAAAATCAAGGGCGGATTTGGACACCCACAAGTCGCAGCTTGCAGCCATTACAAACAAGCAGGATGTCCAGGGCACACTTGAGGCTGCATGCAAGGGCGCTGATGCCATCATTGGGGCCTCTGTGCCAGGCTCAATAAACCAGCATATGGTAAAATCAATGTCAGAAAAGCCAATTGTTTTTGCACTGGCAAATCCAATTCCCGAAATTTCGCTGGAGGACGCACGCCTGGCCGGGGCTTTTGTTTATGCGACAGGCAGGTCTGACTTGCCAAACCAGATAAACAACGTGCTTGGCTTTCCTGGCATTTTCAGGGGGGCACTTGACGTGCGCGCAAGCAGGATAACAAGCGGGATGAAGCTTGCCGCATCATATGCGATTGCAAACTCGGTTCCAGAAGGCAGTCTGTCCAGGGAGTTCATTGTGCCGACGCCCTTTGATTCCATGGCGCCATTCAATGTCGCACTTGCAGTTGCAACCCTTGCGCAAACAGAAGGCGCGGCGCACCTCAAGCTTTCAGAGGGCGAGCTGAGGGAAAAAATCAAGGAAAACATAAAGGGCTAG